Within Oncorhynchus keta strain PuntledgeMale-10-30-2019 chromosome 30, Oket_V2, whole genome shotgun sequence, the genomic segment CAGGGTATCACGGAAGTGAGGGGTCATCACCATTAATCTCTTTAATGTTTACCGGTCTTTAACATAAAGGCTTACATTGTATTCATGTAAATGTTCTTGTCTTTCAGAGCTGATGAAGATGGACACAAAGACTTCAGAGAGCGTGAACTAGAAAGGGACAGAAACCGCGAacgagacaaagagagggagcgGCGTCAGAAAGAGAAGGAGCGCATCAGACGCCAAGACGAGGATAGGCGAAGGAGGAGGGAAAGGCACGATGGAGAGAACTCCTACAGAAAGCGAGAGGAAGAAGGGAAAAGGGAGAAAGAAGATCGTGTCTGGGAAAAGAGAAGGGGCGAGAATGCCGGGGACTCCGCAAGCCATACTGATAAGCCTAAAAAGTCAGAAGAAACCCTGAGGGAGGAGAAAGCTAAAAGAGATTGTTTAAGAAACAAGGTAATAACTTCAGTCTTTCTTAGTATATAATCAAATAAGCATTTTTCCTAATCAATCAATTCCTTGGGTTAATTGGGATATTCTATTACATTACATTCTCCTGATTTCCTATGTTGATCTGATCACATTCCTTCATAgttttgtgtatttttttttaGTCTCTTAACCACAGCGGTTTCGTTCCCTTGTGCATCAGGATCGGCCTGCCATTCAGCTATACCAGCCAGGTGCCAGGAACCGAGGAGGAGAATCTCATGCTGGGGAGCGAAAGTCAGAGCGAGACCAAGAGAAGGGAGTTGAAGGATAAAAAAATGACCACAAATAAAGAATGATCAAACAATTGAGAGGAATCTGCTCTGAGCCAAGCAAACGGGTACCAGAGAGGCTGTTGCAGTAGTGCTTCTCCTGCAGAGCCACATCCCGTCCTCCCACTCCCAACCAGAGGACGGGATGTGACCACGGTGTCCCCCCCTAGTGCCTGAAGGTGTCCCTCTTTTAATTTTGTTTATGGAGAAAAGCAATGGAAAGTTGGCGCTTTAATGTTTGCAGGAGTTTggctatggggcggcaggtagcctaggggttagagcgttggacttgtaaccgaaaggttgtaagattgaatcccagagctgacaaggtagaaatctgttgttctgaccctgaacaaggcagttaacccactgttcctaggcagtcattgaaaataagattttgttcttaactgacttgcctagttaaataaaggtaaactatAATGAGACAAAGCCAACGCTCTAGGACCACATGAATTTAAAGTGATCTTACTACAGTATTGGTACACAGTCTGCTACACAGTTGTGAAGCACAGTTCTAATATTGAATAGGCTTTCACCCTCATTAGTTGTTCATAGGTTTAAACAAAAAAATCACATACAATATGTTATTTAATTTATCAACAGTGTAGGAGTCTACTGGTTTAAATATATCCTGTTGCTTCTTTCAAAAACTAGGCATAGGTTTGTACACAGACATTTGTTTTCTATTTCCCCAACAAGTCCTTAATACTCTGTACAGGTAAAAACAATATTAAGCTATGTTATTTCACTCATTCAACAATTCAGGGGAATTAAAAAGCCATTTAATTTATAAATATAGAACTGTGAGCTATGCCTTGACTTGAGGCTGCACGCAACCCCTAATGGGTGACAATTAAGTTGTGGCCTTCTACGTCGTACGCATATAAATCTTCATACATAAACAATgctacagtaacattctaattggaataagcatatatatatatatttatactcgAATTTGTTTCATGATTGATGTAGCCTCGCTAAACAAGAGTTACAAATGAGCACAATAAAGAAAATATTGTTCTAAGTTGTGTATGGTATTTATTCAACATTCCAGATTGGTTTTTATGACAAACTGTACTGTAAATACAATTTGAGAGAACCATTATCTAATACATTTTTACAAGTGGTACAGAAGCGTCATGTTGATGCAATGCGGGAGTGGTCCACTTGATGACGCTGTGTGCACGTAGCGCAAGACTTTTCTACACTTTGCTTGGTTGGGATTGCCTACATCACCAACgcttcccctctttctttctcttcggCTTCCGCCATTGGGGTGTAAGGACTGCGGACAAAATGGTAAAGTACAATCTTATAACATCCTTGTCTACATGAGCGAAATTGTTTATTGTTCATGGCATTTACAGAAAGTGTTTTTAACGGCAACACCGAAAGCCGTTATATTGTCTTCAATACCAGTATTGAATTCATAAAAAGTAACGTTTTAGTAGCGTGTGGCCGTGTTGTCGATCAAATTTACTTTACTTCAAGAAGTACACTTCCTGCCGTCAAGACTTTTCTGCCTATAGTAATCTATCTGTAACTGAAGTGTAATAATAATAGTTGGCAGGTTTACCTAACGTAAGTGCAGCATGCCATGAAGGAAATGTAGGTTTGCATGTGATGTATGTTACCCTAGTTAACTAACAGCTGCATCCTCTTTAATTTCAGTCGTCCCACAAGACTTTCAGGATCAAGCGCTTTCTCGCCAAGAAACAGAAGCAGAACAGGCCCATCCCACAGTGGATCAGAATGAAGACTGGCAACAAGATCAGGTATTTGGATCCTCTGACCATCTAAAGCAGGTCTGCAATTACAGTACTCCAATCAGTGGGTGTGCTGTCATTAATCCTGCTGAGAGTAACATTCTGCTTTGGAGTTCACACTTGGTCACATCACCAGTGATGAGGATTCTCTTTAGTAATGACAGTGCAATTACGACTACAGTATCGTAGTTCCCTGACGGGGCTCAAAGCTGCGACCGTTTGACTTGAGTTACAGTTCAACACCATTTTTTGTTCACAATTGAATGTATGCAGGCCAGGTATTCAAAGTTTGGTTTGAAGTCTTGGTTGAATATTTGTAAAGTGCAATTCAGTCATGCGCTGTTTGAATACATTTCTAAAGCCAGTATTCTTTTCATTTGGCGCCAGTAGCTTTCAGTTGGTACTGGCCCGATGTTGCCACGAGCAAAATTGACCTTGCAAAGGCATGTTACTTTAAAATATGTCTAGTTGTTATTAGCCTGGTTCCATGGAATGCAGGTACATTATGGGACACTGGTCAAGTCATTATTGCCCCAAAATTGGTGTGCCCAAATCACGTGCTGGTGCCATCAACTGGGAAAAGTTAATCTAGCACATTGACCGAGGAAATGATGTTCCTATCAAATAATATGTTTGAATGTCTTTTTGCCATGTTGGGGCTTATTTCGGCTGTGCCTCATTTCCTTGCTTTTGAGCATATGGAATAAATGGCATTTGGTTGATTTGCTTTACCAGTCAAATGCAGTATTGTCTGGTTTTGTGAAACAACTTTATTTGGATTTATGCATCTTCTCAGACAAATTATAAAGAAACAATATGGTGTTTACAACTAAACAAGCCTAACTACAAGCGGTCTACTATGTCCCTTGACTGGATTTCAATCTAATGCCACCATGGAGATTGCTTGTGTTGTATTATCAGTCTGCGTTATTCCTGGTTTCACTGTGTTCCAGGTACAACTCCAAGAGGAGACACTGGAGGAGGACCAAGCTGGGCTTGTAAATATACAGGTCTTCAGATCTCCCGCGTTCACAGCATCTTCACCTGCCAAGGCCACCACCTGCTAGAACCTGGAGAGGAAAGCCAAGCTATCTTGAACGGCCGTCTTTTTGTACAAATACTCTGGTTATGCGCGTGTTTAACAATAAAAGATTTGCGAAACGAGATGTGGTTGAGTTTGTCTAAACTCAATTTGTCCTTTACTCTGGAAATGCTTTTTTAATGCTTCCAGTGCAAGCAAGTGTCTCTTATCCCCAAGGTTTGCCAGCCATGCATCATACTGGTGTTACCTActttatgacatggttgacattAGCGCAACGCTCTACATTTGATTACAAGAAGGCATCTCACTCAAGTCAGGGTCATTGGGAATTGGCTAAATTACTAACTAGGCACCCTGTCCGTGTAATTTGTTGACGATTCAGATTTCCTTTGGAATGTTTACTTGGCATAACCCAAAATGTAAGCTAGTAAAAGATGTATGACCTTGTTCTGTTTTTATATAATCCTATCAGATGACCATAACACCCTAAGAACAATTGTTAATTTTTTGTGCATTATCACATGTAATTTGTTGCATGATCTGTAAACCGGTATAGACTAATGGTGAAATATTTATGGGCCCTTCCTAACAATGCAGAAAAATAACGCAaggaataaatacaaatacaatgaGTAATGATGACTTCGCTATATACTCAGGGTACTGGGTTGATTTGCAGGaatacaaggtaattgaggtatccaTGCACATTTTAAGTAGGTGTAAAGTGACTAAGCAACAGAATAGATGAGCAGTACCTGCACCGTATGTGATTTGTCAAGAGTTGGTGCAGATGGTTCTGTAGGTAATTAACTATATAGCGGTCTTATGGCTTGAGTAGAAGTTGTTCAGGGTTCCGTTGGGTCCAGATTTGGTGCATCAGTACTGCATTCTGTGCGGTAGAGAGAACAGCCTGATATGGGTAGTTGAagtctgaccatttttagggcctttctctgacactgcctgtgccagagagcttggccccagtaatgtactgggcagCATGCACAACACttaagtgccttgcggtcggatgccaaggaGTTGCCATATCAAGCGGTGGATAGTCAagatgctctcggtggtgcagctgttgaactttgagggcccatgccaaatcttttcagcctcctggggAAGAGGCGTGTAAGGCCCTTTTCACGATGGTTTGTGTGTTTTTAAATTATAAACTGGttagttcgagccctgaatgctgtggtatatcagaccatatgatTTGTTTCTAATGACTAATTGTCTAATTACTTTGGTACCCAGTAAAGAGCAATAGAGCTCTGGATTTTATGGTATACAGTGTATAGACTACTATGGCTAAGGGCTATATCCAGGCACTCCTCGTTGTGTCCTGATTTACAACAGCCCTTAATATATTGGACATATACCACACCGCATCGGGCCTTATCTAACGTCTCTAGTTCTGTAGCACTTGCTTACACGACCTGCAGAAAATGTCAAAATTAGGCTTTCAAGAAAGCTTATACAAAATCAGCATAACTCATTTTTGATCAAAGAGCACACTTGTGCATGCCGTCAATAAAAGTTGTATTTAATGAAATAACATTTTTAAATACAATTAAGTCTAAAACAACACATTTGTTGTGTGCAAGAAACGGTTCCACTGCTGTGCTGCCCATAATCAGATTGGTTATTCACCAATTATAAACTggttggttcgagccctgaaaGCCGCAGACCGTATATCATGACAACGTTTAGTTTTACTGGTCTAATTACATtcgtaaccagtttataatagcagtaaggcacattgggggtttgtgatatatggccaatataccacggctaagggctgtgtccgaGTACTCAGTGTTGCGTCCtgtgtaagaacagcccttagccatggtatatttgccatataccacacccctcgggccttattgcttaagtggCTTAGCATACTACGCGTACAAGCGCAAATGCGTGAAAGTCTACAAGCTATGATCAATGTGACTCGTGATAAAGACACTTGATTTTGCGTGAAAAAAGTACCTTTGTGTGGCCATCTGACCTTTAGCTTTTGTTCACAAAAGACAAGGATGGGGGAAAATAACTCCTTAGATAACCCGCGCCATCTGCCATTCCTCCGAGTCCGATCTAAGTAGACTGGATCGTCTTTCTCATCACTTAATTCCGACTTGGGCACTAGCGTGGCACTGCAAGCAATGTTGTTATTAGGGTTTTGCAAACGCACCCTACCGTGCGCATCGTCCCAAGTGCTAAGAAGCTCCATCTCCTCTGCGGCGTTGCCCTTCAGATGATTTCATAGTTTCCATCTACAACAGACACCATCCGTGCGTGCTGCACGGGGTCCAGAGCCCAAACACCCAAGCTACTTCCCTTATTAAAGACGCATTGGAACATCTTGACAACAGAACACAAATCCACCGGACGAG encodes:
- the LOC118363637 gene encoding 60S ribosomal protein L39-like — translated: MTLCARSARLFYTLLGWDCLHHQRFPSFFLFGFRHWGVRTADKMSSHKTFRIKRFLAKKQKQNRPIPQWIRMKTGNKIRYNSKRRHWRRTKLGL